One genomic region from Electrophorus electricus isolate fEleEle1 chromosome 23, fEleEle1.pri, whole genome shotgun sequence encodes:
- the kdm5bb gene encoding lysine-specific demethylase 5B-B isoform X3, with the protein MTQPRPDEFKPPPECPVFEPSWEEFADPFAFINKIRPIAEKTGICKIRPPPDWQPPFACDVDRLHFTPRIQRLNELEAQTRVQLNFLDQIAKFWELQGCTLKIPHVERKILNLYQLNKLVLDEGGFDIVCKERRWTKIAMAMGFAPGKAVGSHLRAHYERILYPYSLFQSGANLLAPDLAAKMMAFGIGPEQEKNHTLPENDGNEYKPHDLVQRQNAQFGCVKSEVDAEGEVCANRPNLRRRMGSLVAKPEPVKEVPIQVKQEPVESKDGQTEPEKTKSRYKKAGPPPPVSIVDLYACLVCGSGNDEDRLLLCDGCDDSYHTFCLIPPLHDVPKGDWRCPKCLAQECSKPQEAFGFEQARRDYSLKAFGEMADSFKSDYFNMPVHMVPTELVEKEFWRLVTTIEEDVTVEYGADIASKEFGSGFPMKGGRFKVAPHDEKYLNCGWNLNNMAMMDPSVLTHVTADICGMTLPWLYVGMCFSSFCWHIEDHWSYSINYLHWGEPKTWYGAPGFAAEHLEAVMKKLAPELFEMQPDLLHQLVTIMNPNILMAHGVPIYRTNQCAGEFVITFPRAYHSGFNQGFNFAEAVNFCTVDWMPLGRQCVDHYRLLHRYCVFSHDEMICNMAAKANKLDVVLASAVHKDMVLMINEEQELRDKIRKLGVVQCELFKYDLLQDDERQCVKCRTTCYLSALTCPCRQGEQVCLHHVHHLCSCSISNFTLRYRFTLDDLYPMMNAVKQRAEEYDGWASHVAEILEAKLDKKRNLCVFRSLIEESDVKGFPDNDLLRHLRMVTQDADRCSSVAQQLLNGKRQTRYRTAGGKSHNQLSVEEMRSFVRQLYNLPCSLTQAPLLKELLNCIEDFQQHSEKVLSDDITADSVTEIQSLLDESSDFDVCLPEVRQLRERLELARWLAAVREAEDAVASPRGLSLDSMRRLIDRGVGLTPHPSTERAMARLQELLTVSEQWEENAQTLLRARPPKCMASLSAALREVEALPTYLPNCLLLRDSVGRATEWLKEAEVLQVGGRVPVLDMLSDMVLRGQAIPVKLDPLERLEALVSEVQAWRESAAKTFLMKSSSFTLLEVLCPRFEVGSSLKKKMKKTKCDAGSCGRKRTGRLDSLSDVEKALSESNDSASAMATLAEVRLKELESLASIRAANESKLLPSNDSSTLRVCVCQKAPMGALRQCELCRDAFHSACVCGPDDPADPKPWLCPACRRSSKPALDKVLPLLASLQRIRVRLPEGDALRYMIERTVNWQRQARKIMTTYNLSATSQEHRSESASQRSCGADSSVKSQDWNRCSQEQTVFYTEQPCISLQGLSAELEELMVEGLLLQVSLPEVEQLYTLLLKGPPAEHSSQLTHSAHHSPQHASYNSQENTAPHRERGAVTSVEKRTKRRMEQEEAGVEVMEQGISKRKRQRMSKVKRRERKAASVSASPTHLSDLSPSDDSEEDMILCPAASCLQPAGDEVFWVQCDCCNQWFHMVCVGVSAQMAAEEDYMCVTCSMRNAGQCR; encoded by the exons ATGACCCAGCCTCGGCCGGACGAGTTCAAGCCGCCTCCGGAGTGCCCAGTCTTCGAACCTAGCTGGGAAGAATTTGCGGATCCTTTCGCATTTATCAATAAGATACGACCTATCGCGGAAAAAACCGGTATCTGCAAAATCCGACCACCTCCG GACTGGCAGCCCCCATTTGCATGTGATGTTGACAGACTTCATTTCACTCCCCGGATTCAGAGACTCAATGAGTTGGAG GCGCAGACTCGGGTCCAGCTTAATTTTCTGGACCAGATTGCTAAATTTTGGGAACTTCAGGGATGCACACTCAAAATTCCACATGTAGAGCGAAAGATACTAAATCTGTACCAGCTCAACAAG CTGGTGTTGGATGAAGGGGGTTTTGATATAGTCTGTAAGGAGCGCAGATGGACAAAGATCGCTATGGCAATGGGTTTTGCCCCTGGCAAGGCAGTGGGTTCGCACCTGCGGGCCCATTACGAAAGAATCCTCTACCCCTACAGTCTCTTCCAGTCTGGAGCCAACCTGCTG GCTCCAGACCTAGCAGCCAAAATGATGGCTTTTGGGATAGGTCCTGAGCAGGAGAAG AATCACACCCTCCCAGAAAATGACGGCAATGAATACAAACCTCACGATCTGGTTCAGAGGCAAAATGCTCAG TTTGGTTGTGTCAAGTCAGAAGTGGATGCTGAAGGGGAGGTGTGTGCAAACAGGCCGAATCTCAGGAGGAGGATGGGCTCTCTTGTAGCCAAGCCTGAACCAG TGAAGGAAGTCCCCATTCAAGTCAAACAGGAGCCTGTGGAGAGTAAAGATGGCCAAACTGAGCCTGAGAAGACTAAGTCTCGCTACAAGAAAGCCGGCCCACCACCACCTGTCAGCATA GTGGATCTGTATGCGTGTTTAGTATGTGGGAGTGGAAATGATGAGGATAGGCTGTTACTTTGCGATGGATGTGATGACAGCTACCACACCTTCTGCTTGATCCCACCCCTTCATGATGTCCCCAAGGGTGATTGGAGGTGTCCCAAGTGTCTGGCACAG GAATGCAGTAAGCCACAGGAGGCATTTGGCTTTGAGCAGGCACGGAGAGACTACTCTCTCAAAGCATTTGGGGAAATGGCTGACTCTTTTAAGTCTGACTACTTCAACATGCCTGTTCAC atGGTGCCCACTGAGTTGGTGGAGAAGGAGTTCTGGCGTTTGGTGACTACGATTGAGGAGGACGTGACGGTGGAGTACGGAGCGGACATAGCCTCAAAGGAGTTTGGCAGCGGCTTCCCCATGAAGGGTGGCAGATTCAAGGTTGCACCGCATGATGAG AAGTACCTGAACTGTGGTTGGAACCTGAATAACATGGCGATGATGGATCCGTCCGTACTGACCCATGTGACGGCTGACATCTGTGGTATGACCCTACCCTGGCTCTATGTAGGCATGTGCTTCTCTTCTTTCTGCTGGCACATAGAGGACCACTGGAGCTACTCCATCAATTACCTGCACTG gggagAACCCAAGACGTGGTACGGGGCTCCTGGGTTTGCAGCTGAGCATTTGGAGGCAGTGATGAAGAAACTGGCTCCAGAGCTATTTGAGATGCAGCCAGATCTCTTACACCAGCTTGTCACCATCATGAACCCCAACATTCTTATGGCCCATGGAGTACCA ATTTACAGGACCAATCAGTGTGCAGGAGAATTTGTCATCACGTTCCCAAGAGCATACCACAGCGGTTTTAACCAGGGCTTCAACTTTGCAGAGGCCGTTAACTTCTGCACCGTGGACTGG ATGCCTCTGGGACGTCAGTGTGTGGATCACTACCGTTTGCTGCATCGTTATTGTGTGTTTTCCCATGATGAAATGATTTGTAATATGGCCGCCAAAGCCAACAAGCTGGACGTGGTTCTGGCGTCAGCTGTGCACAAAGACATGGTGCTGATGATCAATGAGGAGCAGGAGCTCAGAGACAAAATCCGCAAGCTG GGAGTGGTGCAGTGTGAGTTGTTCAAGTATGACCTACTGCAGGATGATGAGAGGCAGTGTGTGAAGTGTCGCACAACCTGCTACTTGTCTGCCCTCACATGTCCCTGTCGCCAGGGCGAGCAGGTGTGCCTGCACCACGTCCACCACCTCTGTTCCTGCTCCATCTCCAACTTCACACTCAG GTACCGGTTCACGCTGGACGATCTCTACCCCATGATGAACGCTGTGAAGCAGAGGGCCGAGGAGTATGATGGGTGGGCCTCACATGTCGCAGAGATCCTGGAGGCCAAACTGGACAAGAAACGTA aCCTATGTGTGTTCCGTTCTCTGATTGAGGAGTCAGATGTGAAGGGTTTTCCTGATAATGACCTGTTACGGCACCTGCGAATGGTCACTCAGGATGCAGACAGATGTTCGTCTGTAGCCCAGCAGCTGCTGAATGGCAAGAGACAGACAAG GTACCGTACTGCTGGTGGAAAGTCTCACAACCAGCTGAGTGTAGAGGAAATGAGGTCCTTTGTCCGTCAACTTTACAACCTCCCCTGCAGCCTAACACAGGCACCGCTACTGAAG gAGCTGTTGAACTGTATTGAGGATTTCCAGCAGCACAGCGAAAAGGTCCTCTCCGACGACATAACTGCCGATTCCGTGACAGAGATCCAGTCTCTGCTGGATGAGAGCTCCGACTTTGACGTGTGCCTCCCGGAGGTTCGGCAGTTGCGTGAGCGCCTGGAGCTGGCCCGCTGGCTGGCGGCGGTGCGGGAGGCCGAGGATGCTGTGGCCAGTCCCCGGGGCCTCTCCCTGGACAGCATGCGGCGGCTCATAGACCGCGGTGTGGGCCTCACGCCCCACCCGTCCACAGAGCGCGCCATGGCTCGCCTTCAGGAGCTGCTCACCGTGTCTGAGCAGTGGGAGGAGAACGCGCAGACACTGCTCAGGGCCAG ACCTCCAAAGTGCATGGCATCTTTGTCTGCCGCTCTGCGAGAGGTCGAGGCTTTGCCCACATACCTTCCCAACTGCCTGCTGTTGCGAGACTCTGTTGGCAGGGCCACCGAGTGGCTGAAGGAAGCCGAGGTGCTGCAG gtgggTGGGCGCGTGCCTGTGTTGGACATGCTGTCGGACATGGTCCTGAGGGGCCAGGCAATTCCCGTGAAGCTGGACCCGCTGGAGCGACTCGAGGCGCTGGTCTCTGAAGTGCAGGCCTGGAGGGAGTCTGCAGCCAAAACCTTCCTCATGAAGAGCTCCTCCTTCACCTTGCTGGAG GTGTTGTGTCCACGGTTTGAGGTAGGGAGTTCTCtgaagaaaaagatgaagaagacAAAGTGCGATGCTGGCTCCTGTGGGAGGAAGAGAACGGGCCGACTAGATAGTCTGAGTGATGTAGAAAAAGCCCTTTCAGAGAGCAATGACTCTGCCTCTGCT atggcAACTCTTGCCGAAGTGCGATTGAAGGAGCTGGAGTCCCTAGCATCCATCCGTGCAGCAAATGAGTCGAAGCTCCTTCCCTCTAACGACAGCAGTAccctcagggtgtgtgtgtgtcagaaggcTCCCATGGGTGCCTTGCGGCAGTGTGAACTGTGTCGGGACGCATTCcacagtgcgtgtgtgtgcgggcccGACGACCCTGCTGACCCCAAGCCGTGGCTGTGTCCTGCTTGCCGGCGCTCATCCAAACCAGCTCTCGACAAGGTCCTGCCGCTGCTGGCCTCCCTGCAGAGGATCCGTGTGCGGTTGCCCGAGGGCGACGCACTACGATACATGATAGAACGCACGGTGAACTGGCAGCGGCAAGCCCGCAAGATCATGACCACCTACAACCTCTCGGCAACCTCTCAGGAGCACAGGTCCGAGTCTGCTTCCCAGAGGAGTTGCGGAGCAGACAGCAGTGTCAAG TCTCAGGATTGGAACAGGTGCAGTCAGGAACAGACTGTGTTCTACACAGAGCAGCCCTGCATCTCCCTGCAGG GTCTGAGTGCAGAGTTGGAAGAATTGATGGTGGAGGGCCTGTTGCTGCAGGTCTCATTGCCAGAGGTGGAGCAGCTGtacacactgctgctgaaggGCCCCCCTGCTGAGCACAGCTCTCAGCTCACACACTCCGCACACCATAGCCCACAACATGCATCCTATAACTCTCAGGAAAACACCGCACCTCACAGGGAG AGAGGTGCTGTTACCTCGGTGGAGAAGAGGACAAAGAGGCGGATGGAGCAAGAGGAGGcgggggtggaggtgatggagcaAGGGATCTCGAAAAGGAAGAGGCAGCGCATGAGCAaagtgaagaggagagagaggaaagcggCATCCGTCTCTGCTTCCCCCACACACCTGTCCGACCTGTCCCCGTCCGACGACTCGGAGGAGGACATGATCCTCTGCCCTGCTGCAAGCTGCCTACAGCCAGCAGGAGAtgag GTGTTCTGGGTGCAGTGTGACTGCTGTAACCAGTGGTTCCATATGGTTTGTGTGGGCGTTTCTGCACAAATGGCAGCAGAGGAGGACTACATGTGTGTCACCTGCAGCATGCGTAATGCAGGCCAGTGCCGGTAA